A region of bacterium DNA encodes the following proteins:
- the nusA gene encoding transcription termination factor NusA, with translation MKAELQEALVQLERDKGIKKEVLIQAMKDALLSAYKKNFGISTNIEIEFDNKKGFYIIAKKEVVEAVKNPFTQISLLAAKKINPEANIGDKIAEESLPDGFGRIAAQAAKQVITQRIKEAERGLLYEEFKARVGEVVTGIVQRAEKRYNVFVQLGKIEAILPPREQLPKERYRVGDRIKCYILETKMGNKGPQVILSRTYPDLVKKLFEMEVPEIYEHIINVVSVARDPGYRSKIAVGSTDSKVDAVGSCVGMKGMRVQAVIKELKGEKIDVVGHSQDPAIFIKNSLSPAKVNEVIIEEKTKASIAIVPDEQLSLAIGKEGQNVRLAAKLTGWKIDIKSQSQIDKEREGELRQKAKEELFKKEEKKISNIRDLPGVGPKLEEKLKESGFNTIEDIARATIEQLTAVSNLGKVKAQKILEIVKGMN, from the coding sequence AGGCATTGGTCCAACTTGAAAGAGATAAAGGGATTAAGAAAGAAGTATTAATTCAGGCGATGAAAGATGCTCTGCTATCCGCTTATAAAAAAAACTTTGGCATAAGCACGAACATAGAGATTGAATTTGATAATAAAAAAGGATTTTATATCATCGCCAAAAAGGAAGTGGTTGAGGCGGTCAAAAACCCATTTACTCAAATCTCTTTGTTAGCGGCAAAAAAAATAAATCCAGAGGCTAATATTGGTGATAAAATAGCGGAAGAATCTTTACCTGATGGTTTTGGAAGAATAGCCGCTCAAGCGGCTAAACAGGTGATTACACAAAGAATCAAAGAAGCGGAAAGAGGCCTGCTTTATGAAGAGTTCAAGGCACGGGTAGGTGAAGTAGTTACCGGTATAGTTCAACGCGCCGAAAAAAGATATAATGTTTTTGTTCAATTGGGCAAAATAGAAGCTATTCTACCACCAAGAGAACAGTTACCAAAAGAAAGATATAGAGTCGGCGACCGAATAAAATGCTATATCCTTGAGACAAAAATGGGCAATAAAGGGCCACAGGTTATTCTGTCTCGAACATATCCGGATTTGGTAAAAAAGCTATTTGAAATGGAAGTTCCAGAGATATATGAGCATATTATAAATGTAGTCTCAGTCGCCCGAGACCCCGGATATCGAAGTAAAATTGCCGTTGGGTCAACAGATTCTAAAGTGGATGCGGTTGGTTCTTGTGTTGGAATGAAAGGAATGCGTGTTCAAGCAGTCATTAAAGAGTTAAAAGGCGAAAAGATAGATGTAGTTGGACATTCTCAAGACCCGGCAATATTTATTAAAAATTCACTCTCTCCAGCTAAAGTTAATGAAGTGATTATCGAGGAGAAAACAAAGGCTTCCATAGCCATTGTTCCGGATGAACAACTCTCTTTAGCTATTGGAAAAGAAGGTCAGAATGTCAGATTAGCCGCTAAATTGACAGGCTGGAAGATTGATATTAAAAGTCAATCCCAGATAGATAAAGAAAGAGAAGGAGAACTACGCCAAAAAGCAAAAGAAGAGTTGTTTAAAAAGGAAGAAAAGAAAATTAGCAATATCAGAGATTTACCTGGCGTTGGTCCCAAGTTAGAGGAGAAACTGAAAGAATCTGGATTTAACACAATAGAAGATATTGCCAGAGCAACAATAGAACAATTAACTGCTGTCTCTAATCTTGGCAAAGTTAAAGCACAGAAGATACTGGAAATAGTTAAGGGAATGAACTGA